In Alnus glutinosa chromosome 7, dhAlnGlut1.1, whole genome shotgun sequence, the sequence CCTCTATGATAGAAATCAGAAATTCTTCTAAACAACTAAGAAATTGTCATTAGTACTTCCTAAAAACACCTATAAATCTTATGCAGACTTATCCATGTTTTTATCCATGAAACAAAGATGGCTTCTCATTTTAATGTATCATTACCAACTTCTAACATTAGCTGTACCTTCTTCAAATAATTTCTAATGAGGGGAGATAGTACCACTCTTTGCCTGCTCTTTACATCACATCCTGTCTTCTGACTCTTCTGAGTTCTCCCTTCTTTTATCCGTCAATTGAAAAGTTAACGTGGAGAAATTAGATGGACGGTGGATTGATCTAAGAGAGTGATGGACATGTTGGCAAAgttcaaaaagttttttaataCTAAAATTTGGCTTCAATATCTTCAATTAAAGAAAAGCTATTAGGTCATCCTTGAGGAattttagggcttgtttggcaagtgacattacagaacagaacagagtagtgggttgttaatttttgaaattagtaaaaagtgatgatgtgatataaaataaaaagaatttgtataaaaaagtgaaaaagttttgtattgcagtgaatttttttatttgaatagtaataaaaaattattgatgtgatacaaaaaagtgaaaaaatggagaatgttttgatgttgattagtagtgaaatatataaaaaaatgaaaaaagaaaaagaaaaagaaagtacatGAACAGTACTGTAATGTATTGTTCCTTGACAAACAACCCCTTAGTTACACGAAAAAACGTACTTATAGAAAATAAGTGGATTATTCTTTGTcttaaatgcataaaagaaaCTTGCTCCTTTCAAATTTATCAAACAATTCGATCTTAAACTAAGTAAATGAAACTAATGACCAGTAACAATATTGTCCACATTTTCTTAGATACATCAtctttttaaccttttttcaCTCTAACTAACACAAGCATATCAGCTATTgtcaacaccccccccccccccccccccccccccacccaaaaaaaagaaggggtaattacctttttcctctTCGACTACCTACcggccattgtcaacatgctcctatgaactgacacttcgacaaaaaaagagcatcaaaataccatctttacatattttaGCCCCTTCCGTCAATCTAATTCATgtaaagacttaaatgccccaactcaatttcaaaaatgacctaaataccctcatcttaaacaaaaaaaaaaaaaaaaaaggaaaaggaaaaggggtggccggcaagccaccccagaggtggctgccacctctgggggtggttcgcgcgccaccccccttagggttttttttttttaaatattaattttattattttttattaattactatagagggcattttggtctttaaaccaaaattaacggtCGAAAATGACATATTCCATCCatgttaacgggattccctgcCGGAAGGAGCCAATGTaaatatggtagtttgatgcttttttttagtcgaagtgtcagttcatggggacaTGTTGACAAtagctggtagttgatggggaaaaggtaattaccaaaaaaaaaaaaaaaaatctaaatgcTAGTTCCGTACCCCTGGCTACTGTCCTCCACAAAATGAACAAAACACCACTTGAAAAATGTAAAGCGTGGCAAGATTACATAAACAACTTTTATCACATTCAAGCAAATTGACCAACTTATTCATCCAGCATTCAAATAATGAAGGTACTTTGAACCATCTTTGTTGCCATCACAAACTTGAAAACCCAACAGAAATTTAAGCACTATAACAAGGTACTTGCAGCCAGTCTACAAACTGAACAAAAATCCGGTTGTTGACAATAAATAATATTGAAGTGTTGTTAACATTACAATTGATAAAATGTTAAAGTAAATGGAGAAGGTGGAGACAGACCTCTCTTGAGTTAACTGTTCCTTtcctcttttgtttttcattattctttttggttGCTGGAATGTGAGGGGTCTCAATGACCCGATAAAACAGAGGGAAGTTAAGAAATTCATCCAGAGCAACGGTTATCTTTTTGTGGGTTAATTGAAACCAAAGTCAAGGAATGTAATGAAGAAGGGGTGTTGAATTCTTATAGGCAGATCATGGAATATTGTACTTTGCAATTATGGTTTAGTCAACCACATAATTACTATCCACTAACAAAAAGGTTTTCTCAAGTACTTCCCCAAGCATTTCATAATCATTTCTATGTTTTAATGCCACTCTCTGCTCAACCACAGAAAAGTTTTATCCTACGGATTCAAAAACAATAACATCTGTGAGATATAAGATCAACTTATATCTACTCTTACAACTCCAAAGTGTACCGACACTAGGCTATATCAAGTAGTCTGTGTTATGTGGCATGTAATACTCAAGGCTCCGAGAGACCATTCTAAGCTTGAAAAGCATCATGCATGacctctaataatttatttacttcTAAACAACTATTCTTGTTTCTCATGTCGAtgaataaaagaagaaacataAGGTTTCTTACTTTCTTCTATCTTATGTTGTACTAAATGTCATTTTAAAAACTGAATATCATCAGTCACCACTGAGAATGTTCGATTCTTTCTTGTCTACCAAACCATGTAGttctaaaatgaaaaattgaggaaccttttcattattttgttcAATACTAAAGCTATcagatctctctctcatttATTCTAAAATATGGCTAGCTGAAAAGAAGTTCTACCATGCAAAAAAGCAAATGCCCCCCCATCCCACcccaagaaaaatatatatgtatataagaaATGCAACCAACTGCTACTTACATTTTCACAAGAACAGTTAAGAAGTGAAACCGTTGAGTTAGATATGAAACTTTTCTATATTGCATATCTCCATTCATGGCCCTACTATCTTAAGATCAATTATGAAGAGAAACTACaagaaaaacatattaataaGAAACCAAAATGATGATGTCATGTACTGTATATGACAATCCAAGATCTGCATGAGCACATACAGCAGATTTACCTTCCTTAACTTTATTAGTTTCCTTTCCAGCTCAGCCTTAGCACGTGACTGTCTTCGCCTCAGAATTCCATGGTACTGCTTGGCATTCACATAAACAGGTTCCTCTGCCATCTCAAGGGGCAAGGCCATTCTAGCGGGAAGCACTCCAAGCCAATGAGAATGTGCCTAAGTCAATCTCTTGTTATCACATTTCAGGCCATAATGCATCTATTTAATTAACATAATCTGTTTACTGTATACATAATTAcgataatttattaaaatccaaaataagTATACAGCCTGGAgaaccgttttttttttttttattaatttatttcttttggattgGTTGATCAAATGGCATCCAGtcaaaacatataatattaAAGTCCCATGAATATTGGTTAACAAttacattttgaaaaaaaaaaaaaaaaagaagaagaaagaaattgtcAGCGAGCAAAGATCTTAAACAGTTATACTTTAATCCTCACAGACCTAGAGTGAAGAGCTACCGAAAAACTTTAGCAAGAAACTCTTGGTAACCACACCTATATGCTGCTTGACTCCCTCAAGCATTCTCCAAGATGTTGGTGGGGGCAGCAAATTTTTAGGAGTGATTTAATCAATCACTGTTCACCGTAAATAAATGCTACCAGAATGAATAAGAAAGGCAAGATTTGACAACGGAGCATATCTTAAGGAGTGATTTAATAATCTTTAAACCCTAGCTAGGGGGtgattaatttgataaaaagttaaACTCCAGAGACCTCTAGAGTATTTTTCCCAAAGATTAACTTGTGCATTTAGCTTATATCTGGTGCATGTACTGGTGTCCCAACTATACAAGTGTTGGTGCATATATGAAGGAAGtgcaaaagggaaaaaaaaatgtaacacaATACAAGTCCCAAGGAAAAAGGCTATttacattaattatttaaaagcaATAGGCGTTAATCAATTGAGCAACCGTATACATATTAAACCAAGCAAGCATAGTCATATCAATTTAAACATGCAGAAGACACAACAGGTTGCATACCAAAGCCTGAGGTCCATAAGCAGGCATTACTCCCCCATAATATGGATCAGAATATTGATATGATGCACATGCCTgccattaaataaaaaagactcTACTTAGTTAACAAACTGCTAAAACACACCACAAGAATATATTCTTAGTATCTTTGAGAAAGGAAGATCATAACTTCAGATCAAGAAACTACTCATGTATACAACCAGATAAGCAATTGGGTAAGAAATACactcatgagagagagagagagagagagagagagaaagagagagagagagaggaagggagGGAATTTACAATTGAGTGGCCAAGAAGTCCTAGCTGGGTAGGTGGAGTGAGGTATTCACCCATTGTTTGAGGCGTAAAGAATGCGGCATGCTGCTGCTCTTGTCCAGATTTTCCATCTGCACATCAAAGGAAAACTACATACAATCATGTATGGGTAAAAATGGAAAGAgcaaaaatggaaaaacaggggctaagaattaattaatatggaTATATAGAAGTTACAAGCAAATACGTGATTGTTAGAGACAAAACTGGGGACATGATCCCAGATAAGGCCAAGTTGTGTTAAAGGCTTCATATAACTCATCTCAATCAGTTTGGATTAAAGCTTAATTGAGTTAAGTTGAGGTAAAACAAAATGCACCCACCTATGTAATTGATCCACGAAGAACTCAATtcgtaaataataataataataataaatatatcttAAGTTTGGCGACAAATTCAACCAACAATGCAAACACAAAGAGGAAATCATTTAAAGGACTAATGCAGGCACCAAACAGagcacaaaacaaaacaatgaaaaacaataaCCATAATAAAATAGAGTCCGAAAAAGAATAAGATTATATGAGCAATAAATAAGTTCTACACTGAATATAGCTGTTGAGACCCAAATGAATAAGATATCACAACTGTTTGGGTAAATATTTCAAGGTTTCAGTCAAACCTGACATGCCAGCATATTAGTGAATTTTGACTTGCCTTTCTCAGCATTCTTCCTTTTGCAGTGCATTCAATTATACCATCAGATGCATGTATTTCCTTTTACAACTTTTATTGCAcaagaattaattaaaacaataatacaCATCAAAAGAAGTTGTGCATAATCCAAAGAAGATATTTTTATTAGGTTAAAGGCgagagaaatgaataaaatagaGGATAAAGCTAGGATAAACAGTGATCCTTCATATCTGAATTATCACCGCAGCATATCCTTTAAAATAAAGGATGGGAAAAAATTGGATAACTAATCTCAGATCTTGGAAATCTCAACTAGATGATGCTCATGTTCTCTCTAGATCATTTTCTAGCATAATAAGTTCCACACAGAAGTTATGCATGATGCATTACTAAATTTCACTTTTCATgtgattatttaaaaaattagtaaaaaaaaaaaaaaacttaaggaaCAAGCTATTGTAAACAAGATTAGAAATATAATGTTGCTTCGTTTCTCTAAACTTCAAAGCAATATATTGGCCCGGTTTGATATCTCCTTCCCCTTCCCCCTTCCCCCCGTTTTCCTATGTGCACTCTGACAGGACAGGTCTTTGGAAGAGGCTTACAAAAATCAGCCCACTTTTTCAAGATAGGATAGGCTTTTTTTTACTTCCTGTTTTACCCCTGTACACAACCGTTTACactgcacaattttttttcctgccaaGGGTAGAATGggtaaaaaaaacatgttttactcaggccattttttttctccattttaccCCTATATACAACAGTGGAAATGATGATTAGGTGAAGGGTTATATTGGGCAAAATGCATGAGTGAAGCTTCTTCCccagttgagttgcctattatAGCTGATGGGCAAGTCAACTTTTTCTACCAAAAGCTGAATGTGTCAGGAGTGGAGGAGGGAGGAAAGTGATGCGAGGAGATTCCAAACAAGGCCATTAATTATCATTGTGCCATTAACGTGTCTCATACAATAATGTACCCTGATTAGTTTACCTGATTGTGACACCAAAgagatttctaattttttgttgaCATCATTCCCCTCATCCAGCCCATCCTTGACTAGGAATTTTCGGGTTTCGGTTTCTAAACTGTCACTTGAATTGTTGGATGGTGACAAACTCGTGGTGGTTTCCCGTAAGACATCTGTAGATATGGGATCATGCCCAATACCACGCCACCAAGGTTGGGAGCTGACTGTGTGTTGATGCTTTGTGCCATCCTGTTTTTGATACATGCTTCCTACCTCACTCCAGAAATATATGATCGATCCCCTGATATGCTGCTTGtcagtgtaaaaaaaaaagaattccaaaCTCAGTTCATGGCTATTTTATTAGAATTATAAGCACGTAGGAATTACCTACATTCCAAAATGTAAAAactataaatgattaaataacaAACTCGTAGACTAGTCATACATCCACATGCACATATATAGTTGATGAAATATGATCGAGACTTATTCCAAAAACTTAAGTATGGGAGGTAAACTATAAAGTGAGGTTCAAACTCAAGACTTTTGCTtcaatatcatgttaaattaccacttatcttaaaagtttaagtagaTAAATTTGGtaaatttacttatttaattaatactttaacaagatTATGCACATTCAATCATATAAAGTATCATAATATTATGATTAAATTTCATCCCTCCCGTAAACTTACTTTTTCGAGACAAATCATAGAAAAAATGAAACACCTACTTATTATACATATTTCACGTCGGCCGACGTAACATGAGCTaaatggtttgttttttttttttttcatggccAATatgaaaagtcacttaaaatatgTCACGTCAGTGAATTTCACAACGTATAAAGTAGCAttactaaaataatatatatatatattttacaaagaaAGAGTAACATAAAGTTAATGCAATACTGggaaatatcaataataataataatttttttttaattttttttaattttttttttaaaaaaaaaagaaaaaggaaaggagcATAACGCCTGGAGTTTCTATGCTGAAGTGTCATGGCacttgagagttgagagttaAGAAAAGGAGACAGAAAACAAACGCTTAAGAGTGCAATAATACTGGAttaaaaactttctttttgcATAACTAAGATTACGCCCAAGGAGAGGGGAGAGGATTCGAACATGTGAGCTCCATTTCACTAGAAGGAAACTTGAggttcacttttcttttctttttaaatttttttttttttaaaataaaaaatttttttaaaaaaaaaagaaaaaaaagggaagaaaagtTCGTACTAAACATGAATCTCACCGAAAGTAACCCAAATTAGATCAATCCAAAACAAGGCCAAGAAATCGAAAACCATGGTCACCATCCTCAtcagtcatatatatatatacacattcaCATATACAAAAACGCatgcatgcatacatacatTCGACCATGCTTGAATTTAGGAAGCTAGCCAAAActgaaaaatccaaaaaaaaaaaaaaaaaaaaacacaaacacaaacacaaacagacAAAAAACGGcagaatttataaaaaattgaggTTGAAAACTCTTAAATCAATAGCAGGAAATACATACGCACACACACAGACACGTATGAACATATATTTgatgcgtgtatatatatatatagtagaaaAAGGAGAACTGAACTGAAACCTGGAATTCTCTCTCTGTTGCAGAGGCGAAAATCGATTTGTCTCTGATGATTCAGAATGACAACAGTGGGGTAGTATTGGATAGAGCTACTGAGAgatctttttttccttatttcgGAATAAAAAGTGACGGAAcagtttttaaatatttaaaaataagggTAAGGCCAAACGTCGTTTTCTTTCTTCCGCTTAAACCTTTTTCCATTTTTGGAGAGATAATCCTATGGGTTAACGGACGTAAGGTGCCTTCTTATCTTTTCGAATGGACGTCAATGTCCTCGCCTTTTGGAATAACCCTACtcccttttttattaaaataagacgAGTATATATTTACCCTATCTAATTACTGAACAATTAACAATGTTATTCCCCATTTTTCAATTATTGCAACGTCCCTACACTACCATTGGGATTTGAATGTCCCTATTTTACATAAAAATGGCAAAACTAttcatgattaaaaaaataaaaataaataaataaaattactaaattggtcttttttatctttctttttttttcctaaattttttatcaaggatttttttttgtcattttcttacACAAAAATGACATTGAAACCCCAATAGTAGTTTATGGGGACAATATTGCATCAGTTGAAAGTTCAAAGGGACGTTACAAATTGCTTGATAGTTGGAGAATGATAAATATGCCACATGTTATTAAGGCAATCAGAAAGAATTTCTCTTCTAAAATGCttcattttcacttttgttGAGATGTTTGTTCTTCGTAAAATCAAAATATAGtttttgctcaaaacttttttataaCATACGAAGCAATAACCTGATGAAAATATTCTCAATTATCAACC encodes:
- the LOC133874258 gene encoding nuclear transcription factor Y subunit A-1-like isoform X2, whose protein sequence is MYQKQDGTKHQHTVSSQPWWRGIGHDPISTDVLRETTTSLSPSNNSSDSLETETRKFLVKDGLDEGNDVNKKLEISLVSQSDGKSGQEQQHAAFFTPQTMGEYLTPPTQLGLLGHSIAHSHWLGVLPARMALPLEMAEEPVYVNAKQYHGILRRRQSRAKAELERKLIKLRKPYLHESRHLHAMRRARGSGGRFLNTKKLDSNDIGPDKGTISPGGTVSTHPFNSLHSERSNFSGSVHSSSGHDHMEVTGIHVQEMHRPQTYSNAIGNDGWYRRR
- the LOC133874258 gene encoding nuclear transcription factor Y subunit A-1-like isoform X1, which translates into the protein MYQKQDGTKHQHTVSSQPWWRGIGHDPISTDVLRETTTSLSPSNNSSDSLETETRKFLVKDGLDEGNDVNKKLEISLVSQSDGKSGQEQQHAAFFTPQTMGEYLTPPTQLGLLGHSIACASYQYSDPYYGGVMPAYGPQALAHSHWLGVLPARMALPLEMAEEPVYVNAKQYHGILRRRQSRAKAELERKLIKLRKPYLHESRHLHAMRRARGSGGRFLNTKKLDSNDIGPDKGTISPGGTVSTHPFNSLHSERSNFSGSVHSSSGHDHMEVTGIHVQEMHRPQTYSNAIGNDGWYRRR